One window of the Acaryochloris sp. CCMEE 5410 genome contains the following:
- a CDS encoding PAS domain S-box protein, with amino-acid sequence MIEQVHLLPEQQSWMTSLLNTLPALVVILDVQGRIVGFNQACEQVSEYTFAEVKERFLWQDLLLSEERAGVQAVFEQLLSHQGPSQHQNHWRTKTGGRRLIAWSNSVIQQGHAVQFVICTGVDITEQQQSALALQQQIEHERLLSGIAARIRQSLDLRTILNTTVDEVRQLLETDRVLIFRIEQNWDGIVLVESVDTAQWPSILGVKIHDPCFPDIYGRPPEHIHASAVDNIYTANLSPCHQELLQQFQIQANLVVPIILEDRVWGLLMAHHCREPRHWESLEIKLLSRLAIQLAIAIQQSELYCQLQAELTEREQVEVVLQEAKHNLEQRVVERTAALRQANQQLRSELQTRQQAEAALQHSQKRISGILEIADDAIISVDGSFTITLFNQGAEKMFGYRRQDILGQPLHKLLPDDLVISHQSQMQQFGDPSVDPSMATQMGTRRRPITAQRRDGTYFTAEASISKLQLGEEQVFTAILRDITERLEAQASLTQLTRQNELILNSMGEGLCGLDLQYHITFVNPAAAEMLGYAIPDLIDQPIEIILGTHPQLLKNDEDATYPFEDSLVSGTTHRFITDEFRRRDGTLFPVEYVSTPIREQDGITGAVITFKDTSDRQVVERMKDEFISVVSHELRTPLTSIHGSLRMLTSGLLSPHSDKSQRLLNIAVDSTDRLVRLINDILDVERIESGQVSMTKYPYNISDLMTQSADTMQGMATQMQVTLKVTPLSVLTDVDGDRIVQTMTNLLSNAIKFSRPGGIVEMNAHLMPQQSPSCALATEPDATSLSPADAPQVCIWIRDQGRGIPPDKIDTIFERFQQADSSDARDHEGTGLGLAICQSIVHQHGGQIWVESQPGKGSTFSFTLPIQRNDT; translated from the coding sequence ATGATTGAGCAAGTTCACCTGCTGCCTGAGCAACAGAGCTGGATGACGTCTTTGCTGAATACGTTGCCTGCGCTGGTGGTGATTCTGGATGTCCAGGGACGGATTGTAGGCTTTAATCAGGCCTGTGAACAGGTGTCTGAGTATACCTTTGCGGAGGTGAAAGAGCGATTTCTCTGGCAGGATTTGCTGTTGTCAGAGGAACGGGCTGGTGTACAAGCCGTTTTTGAGCAGTTGTTGTCCCATCAAGGCCCCAGTCAACATCAAAATCACTGGCGAACAAAGACAGGAGGGCGCCGCTTGATTGCTTGGTCGAATTCCGTGATTCAGCAGGGGCATGCGGTCCAATTTGTGATTTGCACGGGCGTTGATATTACGGAACAGCAGCAGTCGGCATTGGCCTTGCAGCAGCAGATTGAGCATGAACGACTGTTGAGTGGTATTGCTGCCCGTATCCGCCAATCCTTAGATCTGCGGACCATCCTCAACACCACCGTGGATGAAGTTCGGCAGCTGTTAGAGACGGATCGGGTGCTGATCTTTCGGATCGAACAAAATTGGGACGGTATCGTGCTAGTGGAATCCGTCGATACGGCCCAATGGCCCTCGATCCTGGGGGTTAAAATTCACGATCCGTGTTTTCCCGATATTTATGGGAGGCCGCCAGAGCACATCCATGCCAGTGCGGTTGATAATATCTACACCGCCAATCTGTCTCCCTGTCATCAAGAGTTACTCCAACAGTTCCAGATTCAAGCCAATTTAGTGGTGCCCATTATTTTGGAGGATCGAGTCTGGGGCTTATTGATGGCCCACCATTGTCGGGAGCCGCGCCATTGGGAGTCCCTAGAGATTAAGTTACTGAGTCGATTGGCGATTCAACTTGCGATCGCAATTCAGCAGTCCGAACTGTATTGCCAACTGCAGGCGGAATTGACGGAGCGTGAACAAGTTGAAGTGGTTCTGCAAGAAGCCAAACATAATCTAGAGCAGCGGGTTGTGGAGCGCACCGCAGCCCTCCGTCAGGCTAACCAACAATTACGGTCTGAACTGCAGACCCGTCAGCAGGCAGAAGCGGCTTTACAGCATTCGCAGAAGCGGATCTCTGGCATTTTGGAAATTGCCGATGATGCCATTATTTCTGTGGATGGCTCCTTTACCATCACCCTGTTCAACCAGGGGGCAGAAAAGATGTTTGGATATCGCCGTCAAGATATCCTCGGTCAGCCTCTGCATAAGCTCTTGCCTGATGATTTAGTGATCTCTCATCAGTCTCAGATGCAGCAGTTTGGTGACCCATCAGTCGATCCATCTATGGCCACCCAGATGGGGACCCGGCGTCGCCCGATCACCGCTCAACGTCGAGATGGCACTTACTTTACGGCGGAGGCCTCTATCTCTAAACTGCAGCTGGGGGAAGAACAGGTCTTTACGGCCATTCTGCGAGACATTACCGAGCGTCTAGAAGCCCAAGCGTCCCTGACCCAGCTCACCCGCCAAAATGAATTGATTCTCAATTCCATGGGGGAAGGACTCTGTGGGCTGGATTTGCAATATCACATCACTTTTGTGAATCCCGCAGCGGCGGAGATGTTGGGCTATGCGATTCCGGACCTGATTGACCAACCCATAGAAATCATTTTGGGAACCCACCCTCAACTCCTAAAAAATGATGAAGATGCCACATATCCCTTTGAAGATTCCTTAGTGTCGGGTACCACCCATCGCTTTATCACGGATGAATTTCGACGGCGAGATGGCACCCTATTCCCGGTGGAATATGTCAGTACCCCCATTCGCGAACAGGATGGGATTACGGGGGCGGTGATCACCTTCAAAGATACGAGCGATCGCCAGGTGGTGGAACGGATGAAGGATGAATTTATTTCCGTGGTCAGCCATGAATTGCGTACGCCGTTGACCTCCATTCATGGGTCTTTGCGTATGCTCACCAGTGGCCTATTATCCCCTCACTCCGATAAGAGTCAGCGCCTCCTCAACATTGCCGTCGATAGTACGGATCGCTTAGTGCGATTAATCAATGACATTCTCGATGTGGAACGGATTGAATCGGGTCAGGTCAGTATGACCAAATACCCGTATAATATTTCAGATTTGATGACCCAATCTGCCGATACGATGCAGGGAATGGCTACTCAAATGCAGGTCACATTAAAGGTGACACCTCTATCAGTGCTAACGGATGTGGATGGCGATCGCATTGTCCAAACAATGACCAATCTTCTGAGTAACGCCATCAAATTTTCTCGTCCGGGAGGCATTGTGGAAATGAACGCTCATCTTATGCCTCAGCAGTCCCCAAGTTGTGCTTTGGCTACCGAACCTGATGCCACATCCCTCTCGCCTGCAGACGCCCCGCAGGTCTGTATTTGGATTCGAGATCAGGGCAGAGGCATTCCCCCGGATAAAATTGACACCATTTTTGAACGGTTTCAGCAAGCCGATTCTTCGGATGCTCGTGACCATGAGGGCACAGGGTTAGGACTTGCCATTTGCCAGAGTATTGTGCATCAACATGGCGGCCAAATTTGGGTAGAAAGTCAGCCAGGGAAAGGGAGCACCTTTTCCTTCACATTACCCATTCAGCGAAATGATACATAA
- a CDS encoding response regulator → MTAKCILVVDNELYIQEVVQIALETINNWRVVTASSGAEGLLKAEKERPDAILLDMMMPDMDGATTFQKLQANPVTQTIPVLLLTAKIQTADQKRYQAMGVHSTIAKPFDPLQLPTQIADVLGWQL, encoded by the coding sequence ATGACAGCAAAGTGCATCCTCGTAGTGGATAACGAGCTTTACATTCAAGAAGTGGTTCAGATTGCGTTAGAAACGATCAACAACTGGCGTGTCGTCACGGCCAGTTCTGGTGCTGAAGGGCTTCTGAAGGCGGAGAAAGAACGCCCTGATGCCATTCTTTTGGATATGATGATGCCGGATATGGATGGGGCCACTACCTTTCAAAAGTTGCAGGCTAATCCAGTCACGCAAACCATTCCAGTGCTGTTACTGACCGCTAAAATTCAAACAGCGGATCAAAAGCGTTATCAAGCCATGGGTGTCCATTCGACGATTGCCAAGCCCTTTGATCCACTACAGCTCCCCACTCAGATTGCAGATGTATTAGGCTGGCAGTTATAG
- a CDS encoding AI-2E family transporter → MKPSEPSLTLSIASLMRIGVISLGLLLLWQLQNLVVVLMISIVLASTLAPIIQQVESLRAPRWLAVLGVYISLIGAAITAALVIGPTITEQIQRIVAALPGYLDALTTLIEDSIMQLGISKPEDLGMINQVLDLQALTAWTFRSSQKLILQSVDITKGLLGGVFNLLLALILSAYMLSDSQRLLQGLAALFPQPWEQRLADQVPPVSQRMGAYIQGRLLVSLILGTTVSIGLKLIGITEVALGLGAIAGLTNLIPFFGPVLGAIPALLVAVAQGGWTVVWVFLLFVLIQNLETYVLDPLVVSPSVNVPPLYQLLAVLGGTQVLGIIGALIAPPWVAAGGVLIENLYLQPKRDAEQQTQPGSETG, encoded by the coding sequence ATGAAGCCATCCGAACCTTCTCTTACCCTGTCGATTGCCAGTTTAATGCGTATAGGGGTGATCAGTTTGGGGCTGCTGTTACTATGGCAACTCCAAAATTTAGTCGTAGTGCTGATGATTTCCATCGTCTTGGCCTCTACCCTGGCTCCAATTATTCAACAGGTGGAATCGTTACGAGCGCCTCGATGGTTGGCGGTGCTAGGGGTCTATATCAGTTTGATTGGAGCGGCTATCACTGCCGCGCTGGTGATTGGTCCGACGATCACAGAGCAAATTCAACGTATTGTTGCCGCCCTACCGGGTTATTTAGATGCCCTGACGACGCTGATCGAAGACTCGATTATGCAGTTGGGCATCAGTAAGCCAGAAGATTTAGGCATGATCAATCAGGTATTGGATCTACAAGCTCTGACGGCTTGGACCTTTCGTTCGAGTCAAAAGCTGATTCTCCAGTCCGTAGATATCACCAAAGGCTTATTGGGAGGGGTCTTTAACTTGCTGTTAGCGCTGATTTTGTCAGCCTATATGTTGTCCGATTCCCAACGCTTGCTGCAAGGGCTGGCCGCGCTCTTTCCTCAGCCCTGGGAACAGCGGCTGGCGGATCAAGTCCCTCCCGTGAGTCAACGGATGGGGGCCTATATCCAGGGTCGCCTACTGGTCTCGCTGATTTTGGGAACCACGGTGAGTATTGGCTTGAAGCTGATTGGCATTACGGAAGTGGCGTTGGGACTGGGAGCCATTGCAGGGCTGACGAATTTGATTCCCTTTTTTGGACCCGTACTCGGGGCGATTCCGGCGTTGCTGGTGGCGGTTGCCCAAGGGGGCTGGACGGTGGTGTGGGTGTTTTTGTTGTTTGTGTTGATCCAAAATCTAGAAACCTATGTCCTTGATCCGTTGGTGGTGAGTCCGTCGGTGAATGTGCCGCCCTTGTACCAGCTGTTAGCGGTATTGGGAGGTACCCAAGTTTTGGGAATTATTGGGGCCTTAATTGCCCCACCCTGGGTCGCGGCAGGAGGCGTTCTGATCGAGAATTTATATCTGCAACCCAAACGCGATGCAGAGCAGCAGACTCAGCCTGGGTCAGAGACGGGGTGA
- a CDS encoding DUF1816 domain-containing protein produces the protein MFSLTTRHQPWWVHIQTTIPDCHYYFGPFDSIEEAEAHQSGYVEDLVQEQALEIVVKVSRCQPEMLTLCDEDDLYPMDWRDLSPHDRPTVLCHC, from the coding sequence ATGTTCTCTTTAACCACTCGACATCAACCTTGGTGGGTCCATATTCAAACCACGATTCCTGATTGTCACTATTATTTTGGTCCCTTCGACAGTATCGAAGAGGCAGAGGCCCATCAATCAGGATATGTAGAAGATTTAGTCCAAGAGCAAGCTTTAGAAATTGTGGTCAAAGTCAGTCGCTGCCAACCTGAAATGTTGACTCTTTGTGATGAAGACGATCTGTATCCTATGGACTGGCGGGATCTGTCTCCCCATGACCGACCGACGGTGCTATGCCATTGCTAG
- a CDS encoding CARDB domain-containing protein, with the protein MQRSTLMHLTQTATQRLLTLGALVTLSASSVMAAPQQSQCPDGWEPSPSPATQCQPGSFTHQTPQPLRFRRADLKVRQYRFSRRSTKRIKIQVANAGLRAARPTVLRLTVRRIDGTPVGRMMKIKVPVINGRQTQWVSLNAAQILPKTVALKDTTFRIDVDSTNFVKESNEKNNTTWHNL; encoded by the coding sequence ATGCAACGCTCTACTCTCATGCACTTGACTCAGACCGCAACTCAACGCCTGTTGACGTTAGGAGCCTTAGTCACTCTCTCTGCCAGTAGCGTGATGGCAGCGCCGCAGCAGTCTCAATGCCCGGACGGTTGGGAACCCTCTCCTAGTCCCGCCACTCAATGTCAACCCGGCAGTTTTACGCATCAGACTCCTCAACCGCTGCGTTTTCGCAGAGCGGATCTAAAGGTTCGGCAGTATCGATTTAGTCGCAGGAGTACCAAACGAATCAAGATTCAGGTGGCGAATGCCGGACTTAGAGCAGCACGGCCTACGGTGCTACGCCTGACAGTTCGCCGTATTGATGGCACACCGGTCGGGCGGATGATGAAGATCAAAGTGCCCGTTATTAACGGTCGGCAAACCCAATGGGTGAGCTTGAATGCCGCTCAGATTTTGCCCAAAACAGTGGCCCTCAAAGACACCACCTTTCGCATTGATGTGGATTCAACGAATTTCGTGAAAGAATCCAACGAAAAAAACAATACCACTTGGCACAACCTTTAG
- a CDS encoding response regulator, with protein MTVKTGFPDRSTDVFLVRSQKYAHNWSSDSLSDSIGPNVGRPMMRILVVEDDQPTAETLTTLLNQCSYAVETVADGEAAADLVNAFEYDLLLLDVMLPKVDGITLCRQLRNQGHTMPILLLTGKGDSHDKAVGLDAGADDYVVKPFDLEELEARIRALLRRGHLHTSPILEWGRLQLDPSSTQVSYHQQLLALTPKEYALLELLMRNPRRVFSCGMLLEHLWTYEDMPGEEAVRTHIKGLRHKLRDADAPADMIETVYGIGYRLKPLAELEAETPSFQQENQAAIANIWQRYHARIRQQVQALEQASVAFQTHQGHLNADQQQQAEQEAHTLAGALGMFGIHAGTHLARQIEQLLHQPQPLGTEDIGEFQHQVETLRQTIEAHGPVSPTDTLDSLGTLPSLLVIDADQDWIADLTDQARYWDWTVQTVKDLDAAHRSLTQDVPQVILMDSAVADCKDQTLAFLEQVTHHTPPIPVLFYGLPEGLHSRLEVARLGGKAFLEKPIAPMQVLQEVERVLHQSQSITAKVMIVDDDPSLLQLLPPLLEPWGFKVSTLADSRLFWQTLVAVSPDLLILDIEMPHVGGMDLCQIVRNDAYWHNLPIIFLTAHTEAETVNQIFALGADDFVSKPVVGPELVVRLVNRLERMQLSQQLWQVDTLTKAYKRQPAIARLDQMMKRAQDLQQPLSLALVKVTNLRQINAEFDLETGDSILRQVGYTLGQGCGKDDVVARWSSNEFLMGLQDVQSMEAEDHVQHLCQDCLQAHALTHAAVPMHLDLGVVQYPEAGTTLSALYKAADCHRMGRQVDD; from the coding sequence TTGACTGTTAAGACCGGTTTTCCTGACCGTTCGACCGATGTCTTCCTGGTGCGATCGCAAAAATACGCCCATAATTGGAGTAGCGATTCCCTAAGTGATTCAATCGGACCTAACGTCGGGAGGCCGATGATGCGAATACTTGTTGTTGAGGATGATCAGCCCACCGCTGAAACCTTAACCACGCTCCTAAACCAGTGCAGCTATGCAGTGGAAACTGTGGCGGATGGTGAAGCCGCTGCGGATCTGGTGAATGCCTTTGAATATGACTTGCTCCTGCTGGATGTGATGCTGCCTAAGGTGGATGGCATTACCCTCTGTCGCCAACTGCGAAATCAAGGCCATACCATGCCGATTTTGCTGCTGACGGGCAAGGGGGACAGCCATGACAAAGCGGTGGGTCTCGATGCCGGGGCGGATGATTACGTCGTCAAACCCTTTGACCTAGAAGAATTAGAAGCTCGTATTCGGGCCTTACTGCGTCGGGGACATCTCCATACCTCGCCGATTTTGGAATGGGGTCGCCTGCAGTTGGATCCCAGCTCCACTCAGGTGAGCTATCACCAGCAGCTCCTAGCGTTGACGCCCAAAGAGTATGCGCTGCTGGAATTGCTGATGCGTAACCCTCGGCGGGTCTTTAGCTGCGGCATGTTGCTAGAGCATCTATGGACCTATGAAGACATGCCGGGGGAAGAGGCCGTTAGAACCCATATCAAAGGTTTGCGCCATAAGCTCCGGGATGCGGATGCACCGGCCGATATGATCGAAACGGTGTATGGCATTGGCTATCGTCTTAAACCATTAGCAGAATTAGAAGCAGAAACCCCTTCCTTCCAGCAGGAAAATCAAGCGGCCATTGCCAATATTTGGCAGCGGTATCATGCTCGGATTCGTCAGCAGGTTCAGGCATTGGAACAGGCCAGCGTTGCCTTTCAAACTCACCAGGGCCACCTCAACGCCGATCAACAGCAGCAAGCAGAGCAAGAGGCCCATACCTTAGCAGGGGCCTTGGGCATGTTTGGCATTCATGCGGGGACTCACTTAGCGCGCCAGATTGAGCAACTCCTGCACCAGCCCCAACCTCTAGGAACAGAGGATATTGGAGAATTTCAGCATCAGGTAGAGACGCTCCGACAGACGATTGAGGCCCATGGCCCGGTCTCACCTACCGACACCTTGGATTCCCTAGGCACCCTGCCGTCTTTGCTGGTGATCGATGCCGATCAAGACTGGATAGCTGACTTAACGGACCAAGCTCGATATTGGGACTGGACCGTCCAGACGGTGAAAGATCTAGACGCCGCCCATCGGTCCCTGACTCAGGATGTGCCCCAGGTGATTCTGATGGATTCAGCCGTAGCCGACTGTAAAGATCAAACCCTGGCTTTCCTAGAGCAGGTGACCCATCATACGCCTCCGATTCCGGTCTTGTTCTATGGTCTGCCGGAAGGACTCCATTCGCGGCTAGAAGTGGCTCGTTTGGGGGGGAAAGCTTTTTTAGAGAAACCGATCGCTCCCATGCAGGTGCTCCAAGAGGTGGAGCGGGTGCTGCACCAGTCTCAATCCATCACTGCCAAAGTCATGATTGTGGATGATGATCCGAGTTTGCTGCAGTTACTGCCTCCTTTATTGGAGCCTTGGGGGTTTAAGGTGAGTACCCTTGCTGATTCCAGGCTATTTTGGCAAACCTTAGTGGCGGTCTCTCCAGATCTCCTGATTCTCGATATCGAAATGCCCCATGTGGGGGGGATGGACCTTTGCCAGATCGTCCGCAATGATGCCTACTGGCATAACCTGCCGATTATCTTTCTCACGGCTCATACCGAAGCCGAGACGGTCAATCAGATTTTCGCCCTGGGGGCGGATGATTTTGTCAGTAAACCCGTTGTCGGCCCCGAACTGGTGGTGCGGCTCGTCAATCGTCTGGAGCGCATGCAGCTTTCTCAGCAGCTCTGGCAGGTGGATACCCTCACCAAAGCCTATAAGCGGCAACCCGCCATTGCTCGCTTGGACCAGATGATGAAGCGAGCGCAAGATCTACAGCAACCCTTGAGTCTGGCCTTAGTTAAAGTGACCAATCTGCGGCAGATTAATGCTGAATTTGATTTGGAAACTGGAGACTCGATTTTGCGTCAGGTGGGATATACCCTAGGTCAAGGCTGTGGGAAAGATGATGTGGTGGCTCGCTGGAGTAGCAATGAGTTCTTGATGGGGCTGCAGGATGTCCAGTCGATGGAAGCAGAGGATCATGTCCAACATCTGTGCCAGGACTGTTTGCAGGCCCACGCTCTGACCCATGCAGCTGTGCCCATGCACCTCGACTTAGGGGTGGTGCAATATCCTGAGGCGGGTACGACCTTATCGGCCCTGTACAAAGCTGCCGATTGCCACCGGATGGGGAGGCAAGTGGATGATTGA
- a CDS encoding DUF2949 domain-containing protein — protein sequence MTANRYQQLIDFLTQEVGISTESINIALKSCQQQQGPLPMILWQYGLITLEQLNEVFHWIETSFGPDETYNITINCEK from the coding sequence ATGACTGCCAACCGATACCAACAACTGATTGACTTTTTGACCCAAGAAGTCGGGATTTCGACAGAGTCGATCAATATTGCCCTGAAGTCTTGTCAACAACAGCAAGGGCCTTTGCCGATGATTCTGTGGCAGTACGGTTTGATTACATTAGAGCAGCTTAATGAGGTCTTTCATTGGATCGAGACATCCTTTGGTCCCGATGAAACCTACAACATTACAATCAACTGTGAAAAATGA